The following is a genomic window from Streptomyces chrestomyceticus JCM 4735.
CCGTCGGTCCATGGCGGAAAACGGAGCACCACAGCCGACCTCACTGGCACGTGCCGAGCGTTTCATCTGGCTCACTGCCCGGGTGCTCGAACAGCGCCGTTTCGCGTACCACTTCCTGGAAGGGAGCGCGGACGGTGTCGACGCCGCGCTCACCGCGTACGCGAATCCCGACGGCGGTTACGGGCACGCCCTGGAGCCCGACCTGCGCGGCCCGGTAAGCCAGCCGCTGCACACCGCGCACGCCCTGTACGTCCTCGACCTGATCGGGCGCTGCGGCGGGCAGCGGGCCGAGCGGATCTGCCGCTATCTGACCAGTGTGTCCACCCCGGAGGGCGCGCTGCCGGCCGTGCGTCCCGAGTTGCGCGGCTATCCGGCCGCGCCGTGGCTTCCGGTACCCGCCGACCCGCCGAGCGCCCTCCTGACCACCGGGCCCGTCGTGGGCCTGCTGCACCGCAACGAGGTGTGGCACGCCTGGCTCTTCCGGGCCACGGACTTCTGCTGGCAGGCGGTGGAGTCCTTGGAGCGGACCCATCCGTACGAGGTGCAGGCGGCGCTCGCCTTCCTGGACGGCGCACCCGACCGGCCGCGCGCCGAGGCGGCCGCGCGGCGCCTGGGCACCCTGGTGCGTGAGCAGCGGCTGGTCCTCCTGGACCCGGACCGGGCGGCGGACGCCCCCGTACCCGACGGCTACGCGCCCGGTGAGCACCATTTCGCGTACGACTACGCGGCGACACCAGGCTCGCTCGCCCGCCGCTGGTTCACGGACACGGAGACGGACCGGGCGCTGGACCACCTGACCGCCCTCCAGCGGGAGGACGGCGGCTGGCCCGTGAACTGGCGCGTGTGGGCCCCGGGAACGGCGCTGGAGGGCCGTCCGATGGTGACGGTCAAGGCGCTGCTGACGTTGCGCGCGTACGGGCGTCTCATCGACCGGTAGCGGGTGCCGCCGGGCCCCGGGGGACACCGGAATCGTTCGGTGACCCGTGCGGCCGGGGCCGGGGCGCACTCCGGCGAACTCAACGGAATGACTGCTTCCGAGCGTCGGCGGGCCTGGCGCGGCGGCTGGGGGTGGCGGAGGGGACGGTCGTGCGGGGCTGAGCACCTCGCGCACCACGCCTCACGCGCCCCGTACCGCCCGTACCCTCCCGCCCTCACCCGCCCAGCGCCCGCACCCCCGCCGTCACCGCCACCGCGACCGCTACCACCACCAGAAACGGCGCGCGGAGCAGCAGCGCGATTACCGCGGCACCGACGCCCGCCACCTTGGCGTCGAACAGCAGGTGGTGCCCGTCGCTGAAGGTCTGCTGGGCGGTGAGCGCGGCGAGCAGCGCCACCGGCAGCAGGGCGGCGAGGCGCTTGACCAGCGGCTTCTCCAGCGCACCCGCCGGTACGAGGAGCCCGAGGTACTTCACCAGGTAGCAGCCCACGGCGGTGACGCCGATCGCGATCCAGACATTCATCGTGCGTCCGCCTCTCCCGCGCCGTTCCCTCGTACGTGTACGTCCACGCCGGTTTCCGGCTCGTCAGAGGTACGTATACGGGCCCGGCGCCCCTCCACGTACAGGACGGCCGGTGCGGCGAGCGCCGCGACCAGGACCGGCACGCCCGCCGGCAGGAGCGGCAGCGTCACCAGGAGCAGCACTACCGCGAGCCCCGCGGCGAAACGTTCCACCGTCGAGGTCAGCAGGGGAGCCAGCAGCGCCACGAAGACCGCGGGGCCGGCTGCGTCCAGGCCCCAGGCCGCCTGGTCCCCCAGGGCCCCGGCGCCCCTGGCCCCGGCGAACGTGGTGAGGTTCCACAGGAGGTACAGGGTCACCCCGGTGACCGCGAACCCGAGGCGCGCGCTGCGCCGGTCGGGCTGGGTCAGGGCGACGGCCGAGGTCTCGTCGATGACCCAGTGGGCGGCGAACGGCTTGGCCGCGGCCCGGAGTCCCAGGAGGCCGGACAGCCGCAGCCCGTAGAACGCGTTACGGGTGCCCAGGAAGAACGCCCCGGCCGCGGCGGTGAAGGGATTGCCGCCCGCGGCCAGCGCGCCGAC
Proteins encoded in this region:
- a CDS encoding AzlD domain-containing protein → MNVWIAIGVTAVGCYLVKYLGLLVPAGALEKPLVKRLAALLPVALLAALTAQQTFSDGHHLLFDAKVAGVGAAVIALLLRAPFLVVVAVAVAVTAGVRALGG
- a CDS encoding AzlC family ABC transporter permease; amino-acid sequence: MREAQELHEPQAPQSRQTKPSSAVVRDALGVGVAVGLSGFAFGVTAVGSGLSVLQTCALSLLVFTGASQFALVGALAAGGNPFTAAAGAFFLGTRNAFYGLRLSGLLGLRAAAKPFAAHWVIDETSAVALTQPDRRSARLGFAVTGVTLYLLWNLTTFAGARGAGALGDQAAWGLDAAGPAVFVALLAPLLTSTVERFAAGLAVVLLLVTLPLLPAGVPVLVAALAAPAVLYVEGRRARIRTSDEPETGVDVHVRGNGAGEADAR